Below is a genomic region from Vitis riparia cultivar Riparia Gloire de Montpellier isolate 1030 chromosome 5, EGFV_Vit.rip_1.0, whole genome shotgun sequence.
gaattatacaacTTAACAAATTCAAACTCAATCAAAGTCTAATCCCACCAACTAGAGTCTACTCTCACTAAAAAGTCTAACTTAAACAACttcctcttaaaaaaaaaatagattgagTTGGACTTAAATTTAATACTTTATCAAGTTGAGTTAGATTAGgttaattgttttctaatttgaGTTAAGTTTGAGTTAGTCATCAACCCAACTAACCCTCTATCCCTactttcattaaattaaaatttcttttatgtattacattattgtttaaaaaatatttaaataataattctctACACTATACTAAATGTCTCATacattaaatttgataaattacgAGTGAGGAGCCGATTAAGATGGTGCttgaaactgtttttaaaaacagtttttttttgtgaaaatttttaaaacatgtttgatatatACATAGTGTTTTCAATTgtacaattatgaaaaataattgatagtaaactactatattttaaaattatttcaaaaaactgaaaactaaaacaaaataaaataaaataaaaaacagtttgaaacatatttttgttcaaaaaaacatttttgaggAAGAGGGTCATCGTTTTAGGATGTTAccactttattaaattaatgGAAACAATTCCTTTCCCCTCCACAtctttttgctttttaaattaattaatgggTTCCATTTTCTTTCCAACTCTGTTTTCTATCAAACACCATGATTCTTCAAGTCTCTAATAAAATAGAATTCTCGAGTGACTAAAACTGGAAGAGAGACTCCCTAACTCAAATCCAAAAGCGGAAACATTAATGGGTGGCCGAAAACAGCAAAGTGCTTCTGAAAAACAAAAGCAGTCGACGCAAGTTTCAAAACTGTTGCACCCAAAGAGGCTGAACCCCATATGGGGAACAACATCAAAGCCTCCATCTCCACCCAATATCTAAACAAATCGCTTGTGAACTGTGGGCGCTGAGGGCCCTGGTTGACGTGGCGAGATCGAAACTGTTGGGGCCCGTCCAACCGAATCACGCGAAACGATTTGGAGTTGATAAACAACAGTAATTTCGGGATCAGCCGATTTATCGCGAACGCGAAAAATAAATCCAGTAAAATAGaaatcatgtatatatatataaaatatttgtattattacgGAGGCGAATGGCATTGGGTATTTATATAGGGCTCAAATATAATTGAGTTGTATaatttctctctcttcctctgcAAAATTGGGTTTCTCTCTTCGATCTCTGATCAGCTCCCTTCGCCGGAAAATCTCGACGCCAATCGAGGGATCGCGACGATTCATCGGCGGTTGCGGAATCACGTAGCTTTCCGGGGAGGTAAGAATCTTGGAACCTTGCTGTGCCATTTTGGGATACGTTGTTTTGGGTTCTTACAAGTCCTTGGGGATTTTTGCTTAGGTTTGCTTCAGATCTGGTAGTGTTTGGCTTGGGATTTTGATTTTGGGTTTCTGCTTCGGTTTTGTTGGTTTTGGTGGCGTGTTTGAGATGAAATTGAAGGAAAGCTTTGAAATTTAGGGCTTTTTGGGGTTATTGCTGCATATGGAAGAGGGAATGAGAAGTGGTGATCGTTCGAGCGGTTTGGTGAAGAGTAGGAACGCCTCAGGatgtttaattattaaaaagaaaggtGATGGGGTGAGTGGGGCTGGTTCTTCGGGTTCGCAGGGGTTATTAGAATctaagaaggagaagaagagaccGCGATTGGTTCTTAGCGATTCGGGTTCGAGTGATGAACTGTTAGAATCTCGTCGGCCAAGGGTTCTATCTGGGAGTAGCCAAGCTGGTAATGGTGTAACTGTTTTTAAACAGGGCGTTGAAGAGAGAAATTTTGGTTGCAATGGTGTAGTCGAGAGAAAGAGAAGTAGGTTAGATGTCTTTGAGTTTGACGAGTATGACAGAATTGAGGGGAAAAAGCAGAGGAAGAAGGAACAGATGGATAATGGGGAAGTTGGAGGAAGAGGCTTTTTGGGTTCAAAGCAGGTGCTGCAAAGTAGCAGTCGAAGGGAATTTGAGACAGGTTCAAGCAGACAAGATATTGTGTATAGGAGAAAACATTCTTATTTTGGAAATACAAGTGGCTCATTAGGAGAAAGGAACAGGGGAACTGATTATTCTGAGACTAGCAGGTTTGAGATGAAAAGGGATGGAACTCGGGTACCAGTTTCGTTGTTGAGGGGTCACTCTGATGAACCCATCCGACTGCAGGGAAAAAATGGTGTTTTGAAGGTGATGCCAAAGAAGAAGAATGTGGGAGGGTCTCTCAGAAGTTATGATCCCCAGGAAGCTGAAGACATTAGAAAGGTGTCTAGGCCTGTGGATAGCATGAAGAGGAACATATTGATTCGCCCTTCATCTTATTCAGAAACAAAACTTCATGAGAAACCAGGTTCATTTGTTGGAGCAGAGAAAAAACACCCGAACTTGAGAAAATCATTACCCACTAAGAAGAGTAAAGCCAGCTACTCGGGATCAGAGGACAGTGACACATCATTGAAGGTGGGTTCAAAGAGTGTGGAAGCCCATAGCTCTGGGAAAAGGGGAAAGAGTGAAGGAGAGAGGACTCCACCGTCCGAAAAGCTCCCACCAACTAAAGGAAAGGAAGGAAAAGTTAAGCGTGGTAGTGGCACCGAGAAGCAATTATTACGTGAACGAATAAGGGGAATGCTTGTTAATGCAGGTTGGACAATCGATTATAGACCTAGAAGGAATAGAGACTACCTAGACGCTGTTTACATTAACCCCACAGGAACAGCATACTGGTCCATCATTAAGGCTTATGATGCTCTCCAAAAGCAAATTGATGATGAGGAGAGTAAATCAAAACCTAGTGGTGACCTCTCTCCCTTTTCTCCCATAGCAGATGAGGTACTCAGCAAACTGACAAGGCAAACTCGTAAGAAGAttgagaaagaaatgaaaaggaaacaaaagGATCATGCTGGTACTAAGAATACAGATGCATATACCAAGGATGACTCAGAGGATGCAGATGACATTAAGCATGAAGAGAAACTAAGCTCATTCATAAAGCAGAATGGCAAGTCGATTAAAGGAACATTAAGGCACGATCGGGGTGAAAAACTGTCTTTTGCTTCCAATTCTTTGGTACATGgaaggaaaagtagaaaaattgGCAGATGTACTTTGTTGGTTCGCAATTCTGGCAAGGGACTGAATTTGGAAACTGATGGCTTTGTTCCATATACTGGGAAACGAACTCTTCTGTCTTGGCTTATTGACTCTGGAACTGTGCAGTTAAGTGAGAAAGTGCAGTATATGAATCGCAGACGCACAAAAGTAATGCTGGAGGGATGGATCACAAGAGATGGAATTCATTGTAGATGCTGTAGTAAAATCCTCACAGTTTCAAAGTTTGAAATTCATGCAGGGAGCAAACTTCGTCAGCCATTCCAGAACATAGTTTTGGACTCTGGGGTTTCCCTTTTGCAGTGCCAGGTAGATGCATGGAATAGACAAGAGGAGTCTGAACGTAGTGGTTTCCACCCTATAGATGTTGATGGTGATGATCCTAATGATGACACTTGTGGTATCTGTGGAGATGGTGGGGATTTGATCTGTTGTGATGGGTGTCCCTCAACATTCCATCAGAGCTGCTTAAATATTCAGGTAATTCATCCATATTACATATTACATGCCATATGGCTCTATTGATCATGCTAGTCACATCTATGGACAGATTTTTCTTGACAACCATTCCCCTTCTTGTTCTGTTggcattcttttttttttttaattgatctacagatatattttctttttctatcacCGAAGGACTTAGTTGtagagagcaaaaaaaaaaaaaaaaaaaaaaatgaagttagcAAAATGAAGTTAACAGGTATAGAATTCTGAGGTGATTTTGCCAATTTCCCCTTCtataatgtgtttttttttttttgataggtaaaagtaattgtattaaaaaggaaagtatACTCGATGTAtacaaggaaacaaaaaacaaaaaggcgTAGACACATAAAAACAACCGCACCTTACGGAGCTcctaaccaatctacaaaatcaagcATCGACAAGGAGCCCTCTTGTGCTCTTGTGCACTCTTATTGTATATGTCCTGTGTACTCTTGTGCACCAAGAGTACACTAGTTGGCCTTTTAATACATtctcttatttataaaaaaaaatggtttgtcaGGTTTTGCACTGCAAAAATGTGGTTTTGTGCTTGATTTGCAAAAACATGCTACAATACTTGGCATGTTAAATGCTGAgtaatgtttttttcttcttaatgcAGATGCTTCCATCTGGTGACTGGCACTGCCCTAATTGCACATGCAAATTTTGCGGAATGGCTGATGGGAGTAATGCTGAAGATGATACAACTGTCAGTGAGCTAGTTACTTGCAGTCTATGTGAGAAAAAATGTATGcacttttttattctttattataaTTCATTGTATTTCCATAAATGCTTCCCCTCTTGTTTTTCTTGATGCACCAAGACAATTTTGCTGAAATTCAACCTCTTTTTTACCTTCTTAGATCACACATCGTGCATTCAAGGGGTGGATGCTGTTCTTTCCGATACCAATAATCCATCCACTTCTTTCTGTGGACAGGGGTGCCGGGAGGTATTGCATTTTGTCCAagtttttctgaatttttaatAGTTTGTAGAAATTGACCCGATTTTGCTAGTTAATCGAGTTTGTGATTAGTtgtagaaatatatatatatatatgttaaagaCAAAAGTATATCATAAATCAAGAGAAAAAGGCGTCCAAAGGACAGCCCAAAGCATACCGGGAGTATACGTCTACCAAAagaaagttgggaaaaatgCTTTTGGAAGAATGTTGTTGTggatactttatttattttttctctctcttatgTGTTGAGAACTgaactaaagagaaaaaaaatagattttttgacCTACCTACTTCTAAGTGGAGTTCGGTCTTATGATGGCCTGTCTGCTGGCTCTGGTACTGGGTACTGAACCACTTGCTCTGCTGCTTTCTCCGTTGGTTCTAGATCATCATCATAAAGAGAACTGGTAAAGCTACAGCTGCTCCTGCTACTAGATCGACTTGAGCAATGGATGCTGGCTC
It encodes:
- the LOC117915330 gene encoding uncharacterized protein LOC117915330 isoform X2 → MEEGMRSGDRSSGLVKSRNASGCLIIKKKGDGVSGAGSSGSQGLLESKKEKKRPRLVLSDSGSSDELLESRRPRVLSGSSQAGNGVTVFKQGVEERNFGCNGVVERKRSRLDVFEFDEYDRIEGKKQRKKEQMDNGEVGGRGFLGSKQVLQSSSRREFETGSSRQDIVYRRKHSYFGNTSGSLGERNRGTDYSETSRFEMKRDGTRVPVSLLRGHSDEPIRLQGKNGVLKVMPKKKNVGGSLRSYDPQEAEDIRKVSRPVDSMKRNILIRPSSYSETKLHEKPGSFVGAEKKHPNLRKSLPTKKSKASYSGSEDSDTSLKVGSKSVEAHSSGKRGKSEGERTPPSEKLPPTKGKEGKVKRGSGTEKQLLRERIRGMLVNAGWTIDYRPRRNRDYLDAVYINPTGTAYWSIIKAYDALQKQIDDEESKSKPSGDLSPFSPIADEVLSKLTRQTRKKIEKEMKRKQKDHAGTKNTDAYTKDDSEDADDIKHEEKLSSFIKQNGKSIKGTLRHDRGEKLSFASNSLVHGRKSRKIGRCTLLVRNSGKGLNLETDGFVPYTGKRTLLSWLIDSGTVQLSEKVQYMNRRRTKVMLEGWITRDGIHCRCCSKILTVSKFEIHAGSKLRQPFQNIVLDSGVSLLQCQVDAWNRQEESERSGFHPIDVDGDDPNDDTCGICGDGGDLICCDGCPSTFHQSCLNIQMLPSGDWHCPNCTCKFCGMADGSNAEDDTTVSELVTCSLCEKKYHTSCIQGVDAVLSDTNNPSTSFCGQGCRELFEHLQKFIGVKQELEAGFSWSLIHRTDPGSDTSVRGFPQRVESNSKLAIALTVMDECFLPIVDRRSEINLIHNVLYNRGSNFNRLNYSGFYTAILERGDEIICAASIRIHGTQLAEMPFIGTRHIYRRQGMCRRLFCAIESALCSLKVEMLIIPAISELMHTWTVGFGFNPLEESHKQELRSLNMLVFPGTDMLQKLLLEQETADGNMTASPGTKSVESKGNNCNTPDLDNKSDIDSSNGHDLSIHNHSISQHSNDRNDNVCASDSISLTPAVPLTNPSIMSGASDALHEPEIQGSGEETRCSNSESGDKLNEATEAKCPSPSYASCNVLEIEKHVFDSPGEGDMHSPSEDKVGDARDSNVQVPGEGTICSSSQSRNKLGKPGSDFNCLSASEASHNGKAMVDSPVESNSRPSDECEDGNGLEVNAEAPGEGTICSNSQPSYKLPVSTTEGEAGDAHEVNTQVSGNGITGSNSCFKDKVAEPPSDVKPLSPSDESFNIEFKKPVLASPVEVNIQSSTKGEVDDAHEVGDSVASVEPVSSEISAQKITEEVDKNQKPLPVSTFDGTDESTIQSNSNFNNQSAFEMEGKSHVALEVASNANDYEENRLKVSAENSGTDECEGKAGSISV
- the LOC117915330 gene encoding uncharacterized protein LOC117915330 isoform X1, which codes for MEEGMRSGDRSSGLVKSRNASGCLIIKKKGDGVSGAGSSGSQGLLESKKEKKRPRLVLSDSGSSDELLESRRPRVLSGSSQAGNGVTVFKQGVEERNFGCNGVVERKRSRLDVFEFDEYDRIEGKKQRKKEQMDNGEVGGRGFLGSKQVLQSSSRREFETGSSRQDIVYRRKHSYFGNTSGSLGERNRGTDYSETSRFEMKRDGTRVPVSLLRGHSDEPIRLQGKNGVLKVMPKKKNVGGSLRSYDPQEAEDIRKVSRPVDSMKRNILIRPSSYSETKLHEKPGSFVGAEKKHPNLRKSLPTKKSKASYSGSEDSDTSLKVGSKSVEAHSSGKRGKSEGERTPPSEKLPPTKGKEGKVKRGSGTEKQLLRERIRGMLVNAGWTIDYRPRRNRDYLDAVYINPTGTAYWSIIKAYDALQKQIDDEESKSKPSGDLSPFSPIADEVLSKLTRQTRKKIEKEMKRKQKDHAGTKNTDAYTKDDSEDADDIKHEEKLSSFIKQNGKSIKGTLRHDRGEKLSFASNSLVHGRKSRKIGRCTLLVRNSGKGLNLETDGFVPYTGKRTLLSWLIDSGTVQLSEKVQYMNRRRTKVMLEGWITRDGIHCRCCSKILTVSKFEIHAGSKLRQPFQNIVLDSGVSLLQCQVDAWNRQEESERSGFHPIDVDGDDPNDDTCGICGDGGDLICCDGCPSTFHQSCLNIQMLPSGDWHCPNCTCKFCGMADGSNAEDDTTVSELVTCSLCEKKYHTSCIQGVDAVLSDTNNPSTSFCGQGCRELFEHLQKFIGVKQELEAGFSWSLIHRTDPGSDTSVRGFPQRVESNSKLAIALTVMDECFLPIVDRRSEINLIHNVLYNRGSNFNRLNYSGFYTAILERGDEIICAASIRIHGTQLAEMPFIGTRHIYRRQGMCRRLFCAIESALCSLKVEMLIIPAISELMHTWTVGFGFNPLEESHKQELRSLNMLVFPGTDMLQKLLLEQETADGNMTASPGTKSVESKGNNCNTPDLDNKSDIDSSNGHDLSIHNHSISQHSNDRNDNVCASDSISLTPAVPLTNPSIMSGASDALHEPEIQGSGEETRCSNSESGDKLNEATEAKCPSPSYASCNVLEIEKHVFDSPGEGDMHSPSEDKVGDARDSNVQVPGEGTICSSSQSRNKLGKPGSDFNCLSASEASHNGKAMVDSPVESNSRPSDECEDGNGLEVNAEAPGEGTICSNSQPSYKLPVSTTGMDFLPTSEVSHGILEVEKLVSDSLVEGNVLSCAEGEAGDAHEVNTQVSGNGITGSNSCFKDKVAEPPSDVKPLSPSDESFNIEFKKPVLASPVEVNIQSSTKGEVDDAHEVGDSVASVEPVSSEISAQKITEEVDKNQKPLPVSTFDGTDESTIQSNSNFNNQSAFEMEGKSHVALEVASNANDYEENRLKVSAENSGTDECEGKAGSISV